The region TACCGTGTTGATCAGCTGGTCATAGCCATGATGAACGAGGAATTCTCGCAGGATGGCCAGCGGAGTTTTTTCGTTGCCGTAGACCTGATCCGCGTAGGTGATCAGGACCACATCGGTTTCGTCCCAGCCGGTTCGTTTGGGTTCGGGGATCTTCGTCGAGTAAGATTCGAGCAACTCAACGAGACGCGGCAGAACATCTTCAGCGAGTGACTCTCCATACATCCGAGTCAGGTGCTGCTTGAGGGCGTGTTGTTGTTCTGACGTGCCGATCATAGAACCTCCCTATCCGACAGCCGCGCCTCGGGCTCACAGCGCGGCTGATTATTATAAGTCGTCCATACCGGTGAAGTTGGTCACCAGGGCCCGAAGTTTACGTTTCAAAACAGAGTAGCTGAAAAAGCGTTTGCCTAGTTCAAAGTTGTGTTCCACGACTTCCTGTCGATACGCTTCGTCTTCCATCAGGTTGCGAACCTGGGTGACGACGTCTTTGGTCAGGTAGCCATCCATCGTGACCACTTTGAACCCTTTCGGTTCGATGTCGGTCACGAAGATCGAGTAACGATTGACGAGCACCGGCTTCTTGAAATAGAAGGCCTCGATCAACGCGTTGCCGAATCCTTCGTACAAGCTGGGATAGCTGATGAAGTCGGCGGCCGCGTAACAATCGCCAAGTGTGTAAATCTTGCGCCCTTCACGGTCGTAGCCTCGCTCTTCACCAACGCGTTCGGCGACGAAGCGGAGATCGACATTTTGGCGTTCGGCCATCTCTTGCAATGCGTGCATGTATTCGTCCCCTTCGTCGCCAGACTCATGCGTGATGACCAGCTTGTACTTGGGGTTGTTCAGCGAATTGACCAGCGAGATGGCATGTTCAATCCCTTTTCGCGGGACCACTCGCGTTGGCTGCAAGATGACAATATCTTCCGGCGATAAGCCGATGTCTTCTTTAAAGGTGTGCGGGTAGTCGTCGTTGACCGGAGGGTCTTCGAAGTCGAGAACGTTCGGAACGAGAATCGAAGACTGCCCTTTGCGGTGCGACAGATCGGCCTGGCCAGGCAGGTTGATGGTTACGTGCTGAATGGATGGCAGCGTCGGCGGAAACGCCATGCTGAGGATATCGTTAATGCCGTTGACCGAAAAACGATCGCGTTCCCAGTAGAAATCGTGATGATGCGCGATCGTCGGGAAGCCGGTCTCGGCAATGAACATCGTAATGGCGACGCCAAGCGGAACGTTCATCGGAATGCACAACGCGTTCTGCACGATCATCACCTCGATATTGAACCGACGAGTGAATTCGTACAGGGTGTGCTTAAGGTATTCGGCCAGAGCGAAGATACGCCGCGTGACTTCTGGATCACGCGTGGTCGTGCCGAAGATACGGCGATTGATCCACTGGATGTCAGGATGGCCGAAATAGGCATGCGGAACCAGACTGGTGATGTCTGGATCGGTGTCCATTTTTCCGCCATACCAATAGCTGACATGCTTGTAGTCCCAAAGCACTTTGGCCCACTTAGCCGCCTCGAGGGAAACCCCATCGGTACCAGCGAACCGTGTACCCACGAAGCCAATGTTGTGCCCTGCGTTTTCAGATGCGTTCATGTTGGATTATCTCGGAAGGCAAGCCAAAATGTCGGAAAGTCTTGTGAGGGTAACATCAGGGTGTATTGGCAACATTCGAGCGTCATCCTTCCGCAGTCGTAGACTGCGCTGGTCTCCGGCGAAGAGTGCAGTTTTCATGCCAACTTGGGAGGCTGGCTGGATATCGTTCAGCATGTCGTTGCCAACATACAAAATATGACACGCTTCCGTTCCCTGGTCGGCTAAACTTCGCGCGGCGGCTAAATAAAGATCAGTTCCTGGTTTGGCGACACGATGCTCGTACGAGAAAAAACAGTTCTCCGGGCGAAATCCATTTTCCTCAAGCGACCCGCCGAGATGGCTTTCTACGATTTTCGGCGTAAAGTACTGGGCATTGCTGATGATTCCCAGCGTTAACCCTTGCTGACGGAGGGTCTGCAGAACCTCTTGAAAATCGGGCATCGGCCACGTTGGATTCACGCGCGACTCGAACTCCCAGGCAAACAGTTTCATATCGAAGTCGCACGGCAATTCGATCTGCCCTCGCTGCATCTGGGCGTCGAAAAGTTTTTGCCAAATTTCTTCGATCACAATCTCGGGATAAGAAGTGCCTCTTTTAGTGGCAATTTTGTGATCAGCTTTGATCAACGAATACAGTTGAGCGACCATGTCTTCGGCAGGCACTTTGCACTGCACTTCGCAGGCGTCGAACGTGGCTTGCAGCGCCGAACCTTTGGTCATTTCCATAGCGGTACCGACGTCGCCGCTTCCGCTGACTAATAGGGTGCCGTACACATCGAAGAGTACCGCTTGAATGCCTGGCAGCTCTTTCAAGTCAGCGGCCATGTCGGTGGGAATAGGCTGAAGCGGTTGACTGTTTCGCTTGAGGATTTCAGAGAAAGTGTTCATGCGTTTTCCAATCGCACTGGATGAAAGCGAGAGAGTTCGACGAATTGCCGCAAGATTCGATTGGCTCCATTGAACGACGAAACTGGGCCTGGCTTTTGTCTCATCAGCTGTTGATACCGTTCACGGAGGCGTTCGCCGGTTCCCTTTAAACCGAATTTAGTCAGTACGATCTGCGAGTTGATTTGGATCGTCGAATCGAAGTTGGCGTTCTCTTCGGTCAAAGGACGCATCACGTGCGCGTTCTCTTGCACGATCGCTTCGCCGAGAGCTTTGTCTTTGGCTACCGCGCGGACCACTTCGCGTTGGGCTTCGACGGTCAGCAGCGCGAAGTCGATCCACTCGTCGCTGAGCCGTTCGTCGAGCTGCTTGTCTAAGTCTTCCGGATCGTCTTGGCCGAAATCTTGCAGTACCTGGGTGAAGAGCTTCGACATCTTCTTGCGATACTTGCTTTCGGTGAAAACCTCGCGGCCATCGATCGGGCTTCGCTTGGGTACATGCAGCGATGGGGTGAGGCTATCGAGCCGGAGACCCGCTTCTTTAAAGTCGGCGGAGATCTCGGGCAAATCGCGACCGATCAGCAAATTGTCGGCCAGCCAGGCTTCCAGGAACACGAGCCCGAACCCTTCGGCAACGCTGGTGTTGATGATGGCATCGGCCGCGGCCAGGTTTTCTAAAAACGAAAGCCCTTCGTCGCCACCAACGTCGAACTTGCACGGCAGATGAAGCTCTTCGACGAGCGATTGCCAGGCCTGATACGGTTTCAGTTCGACCGGATTGAGGGGGGCAAGCGTGATGCCGAAGGTCGACCCGGTCGGTGCGATGGCGGACCACAGGACCAGTTCGCCTACGTTCTTCCGGCGGATACCACGCACCGGATAGAGGATGTATTGATCGCTCGACTTGACGCCGAGCTTATCCCGCAGTTTTTGGCGAGCATCGGCACGATGGGGCAGCACCGGAAATGGCTGGACCGGGTTAGGAAGCCAGGTCAGCTTTTCCTCCGCGAAGCCTGCTTTTTCGAGAATGCCGCGGTCGCGCGAGTTGAGGACAGCATAATGGACGTGTGGGGCCTGAAAGTAGACTTCGGCCATCCCGGTCCCTTTTTCGGCGTAGAATTCGACTTGCCGACGATAGTTATCGGGGCGGAAGTCTTCCGCGAAGTCGTGCAGCTGAAGCAGCATCCGAAAGCCTTCGCTTGCCAAGCGAGCGAGGGCGTTGGGCCACGCGACGTTTTTGCCGAGCGTGTGATTGTGGACGTGCAGCAGCGTTTCCTCGGGAGCAAGACCAAGCTTCTCGAGCGTTTCGGAGGTGGCTCGGTAAGGAGCTTCTTCGCCGACGGCGACGACGGTGTCGTAGTCGATACTCGGGATTTCGACCAGTTCGACTCCTTCCAAGGCAGGCTCGGAAGCTTCCGGCCAACCGGTGGCTCGGCCGCCATAAAGAACGAGGACTCGGTCGAACAGTTCCCGGGCCCCAGCTTCGTGCAATGCTCGGAGGTGATTCAAGATCACCTGAGTCACGCCGCCGCGATTGAGGTGATGATGCACGATTGCCAGGTTCATTCCGTTTCCTCGTATCGAAAGGTGTCGTCGAGTATCGCAAACAAAACGTCTCGGCGCATTCTCCACTGCCCTGTGGACTGTTAAGCTAGACTTGGATGCCCATAGAATCAAGTCGGGCCCCCTGTGTAGCCCCTTTGAGGAACCTTATCTTCATGAGCGATGACGTCGAAAGCTTGCTGGCTTCTCTTTCCGAGGGGAATCAGGCCGCCGCGGAAAAGCTATTGCCGGTGCTTTACCAGGAACTCAAAGGTATCGCGAATCAGCATATGCGAAACGAACGTGCCGACCATACGTTGCAAGCGACGGCGTTGGTGCACGAAGCCTTTCTGAAACTGGTCGATCAGAACCGGGTGCAGTGGAAAGGAAAAGCCCACTTCTGCGCGGTGGCATCGAACATCATGCGGCGGATTCTCGTCGATCATGCTCGAACGAAAAACGCCGCCAAGCGGGGCAAAGGGGCCCAGCGGATCACGCTCGAAGAAGGGCTCGTCGCTGGCGATCCACAAAACAATGTCGACTTAGTCGAGCTTGACGAACTGTTAACAGAACTGGCCGAGCTGAATCCGCGACATGCCAAGATTATCGAGATGCGTTACTTCGCAGGCATGACGGTGGAAGAAACGGCCGCGGCGCTCGACGTTTCCGTTTCCACGGTGAAAGGGGACTGGCGAATGGCCAAAGCCTGGCTGACGTCGCGGCTGGAAGATAATTCGAGTTCCTGAACTGCGATACGCGGTCCCTACCAACTTTGAAACCTCGTTAGCGCGACGTATGACCCCTGAAGATTACCGGCGACTTTGCGATGCTTTCGAGCAAGCGGTGCAACTTCCTTCCGAGAACCGCGAGCGTTGGCTGGATAGTCACTTTGCGGATCGTGCCGATCTGCGGGACGAACTGCTGCGGATGCTGGCCAACGATGAGAATTCGGCTTTGGACAATTCGCCGGTGCATCAGCATATGGCGGTCGACGACTTGACCCCTGCGACGGTTGATCTCGACCCAGAAAAGACCGCCAAAACCAAGCGACCGCCTGACACGATCGAAGCAGTGCCGGGCTATCAGCTGATGGACGAACTAGGCCGCGGCGGCATGGGAGTGGTGTTCAAAGCGAAGCAACTTTCGCCGGAACGTATTGTCGCCGTAAAGATGATCCTTTCTGGACAGTTTGCGTCGGCTCAAGAGATTCAGCGTTTTCGCGCTGAAGCAGAAGCGGCCGCGAATCTTTCGCATGCAGGGATCGTACCGATCTATGAAGTGGGGCATCACGATGGACGACACTTCTTCTCGATGGGATATGTCGAAGGGCGTAGCCTGGCCGATGTGATTCGGGAGGGAGGATTGAGCCCGGACGAGATCGCCGAGTTGGTTCTGCAGATTGCCCAAGCGATGGCGCACGCACACTCCGTCGGCATCGTGCATCGCGACTTGAAGCCGTCGAATATCTTGATCGACGCGGACGGCCGCCCTCGCGTGACCGACTTTGGTCTGGCGAAGCGGATGGATGGCAACTCCGACATGACCTACTCTGGGCAGATCCTCGGTTCGCCGGGCTACATGGCTCCGGAGCAGGCTTCCGGCAAAAATCACCTCGTCGATCACGCGACCGATATTTATGGTTTGGGAGCCATTCTGTATGCCCTTTTGACCGGCAAGCCCCCTTTCTCTGCCAACAACATGCTGGAAGCGATCGATCAAATTTGCACGGTCAATCCTGTGCCGCCGCGGAAGTTGAATTGGAACGTTCCTCGTGCCTTGGAAACGATCTGCTTGAAGTGCTTGCATAAGACGCCTGCGGCCCGATACCGCAGCATGAAGGAGGTCGCGTCCGACTTGGAATCGTTCCTCAGGCACGAACCGATCCGCGCGAAACCGCTAGGTATCGGCGAGCGGATTGTTTATTGGGCCCGCAGAAAGCCTGGCTTGGCGAGCACATTGGCTTGCGTGATCTTGTTTTTCATCTACCACGCGATCAGTTCGTACGTGTTGAAAGAAGAGGTCTCGGCACGGCCATGGTTTCGTGTGGCGTCGGTCGGGTTCGCAATCGCGTTTTCGGGAGCGGCATGGTTCTTCCAAAGAATGTACGAAAAGCCCAGCCGCCGAAAGGTGGCCATTTATGGCTGGATGACATGGAACTTCGTGCTGCTGACGGGCCTGCTGTTTACGGTGCATGGCGCCGCGAGTCCGTTATCGTTGATCTATTTATTGTTGGTCGCGGCAAGTGCGACGCTGTATGAAAAGGGGCTCGTTGGCTACACGATGAGCCTCGCTGCGGCAGGCTATTTGATGCATGTGCTCGTAGGAGCTACGATTCGCCCGGTCGGCTACGTGAACTTCTTTGATGCGACCGCCATGATGCTGTCGATCGTGATTCTGGGAATGATCCAGTACTTCGTCGTGCGGAGAATTCGGTTGACGATGGACGAAGGGTAGAGGCCTTCTTGCGCAGAGTTCAAGCCCCAGCCACCGAAGCGTGGTGGTGGGGCGAATGACATGGTGAAAGCCTCTCGGCTTGAACCCCGTTAGCTTCCGCCGACGACGGTGTACTGTGCCGTGGAGTCGGCCGGTTTGGTGACAACGGCGCGGAACGACTGGCCGGGGAATTGGCGTTTGTCCAGGCGGAAAGTCACCTTATGTCGGCCGGGCAAGATATCCGTTTTGATTTCTTCCGCGGCAGGGAATTCATCGTCGACGATCCAGGCCGTGACTCCTTTCGTCTCATTCATCGAGATCCCGATCTCGCCACCGTCAACCACTTCAATCTCGGCTTGCAGGAACAAGACAGGGCTATCGATCTCGCTTAGATCGGCGAGCGGCAATTCGCCGTTCACTTTGCCATAAACGGGCAGCCAGGCGTCTGGTTCAAGTCCGAGAATCTGCGATTCAAATTCGCCGGTGGAAGGATTCGCTTCTCCTTGCAGCGACTCGGGGACTTCCAGCAAAGCACGCCATCGCTGGATGGTCGGTTCGCTACGAATGCCGTAAGGACCAGGCTTGCCGAGCTCGGCGACATAGGCAACAAGATCAAGGAATTCTTCTTCGGTCAGGAAGTTGGCGAGGCCCTTGGGCATGAGCGACCCCCCTTCCTTTTCCAGATCGATGTCGTCGGCCGGAATGATGATCTCGTTACCGTTGGCGTCTTTTAAGATCGTACGGTCGTCGTTTTCGTCGGCGACAATCCCTTGATGCATCTTGCCGTCGAAGTCGACAATCGACTTCATGATGTACGCCTCTTTGACCGCCATCTCAGGAAAGAGAATCGAGTTGATCACGTAGTCGACTGGGCTGGTGGCACCCACGGGGCTGAGGTCAGGTCCGATTTGACCGCCGGCACCACTGATCGCGTGACACTTCAGGCAGCTCAGTTCTTTGCGACGAAAAACTTCTTCGCCTCGGGCCGGATCGCCTTGGTCGAGGACTTTGGCGACGAGTGCTTGAAGCTGATCGTCGGTGAGCGGATCTGGGTTGTTGTCGATCCCCGCGGCCGTACTCAGGATGTCGACCAACGACTGATCGGATCGTCCGACCGAGTACATCTGGCGGAGGCACATCTTCGCGACGTCGCCGTCGAGTTCTTTCCCGGCCAACGCATTGGCAAGAGCGTCCGGGCCTTTGGTGTCGGCCAGAAACGCATCGATCATGTCGGCAGGATCGGTGGAAGTATCCGCCGACGTAAGCACTTTGGCGGCCGCTTCGGCTGCTTTCTGGATATCGATGTTCGCCAGTGCGGAAACACCAAGATAGCGAATCGAAAGAGGCTGGCTTTCATCGGTCAGCTTGGCAACGGTGGCGGCCGTTTTGTCACTGCCGGTTTCGATTAAGGAATCGATCGCCAGGCGGCGGAGTTTCAATGGTTGATCATTGTTCAACGCGATTGCGGCAAGCGTATCGGCGGTGGCTTCCACTTTCCAAAGACCGGCAAGCTGAATGCCGAGTGTCTTGGTGGCAGCTTGATCGCTGGCAATCAGATCGCTCACCGCGGAAAGATCCCCGGCAGGAACCAGGTTGCGGCTTTCGCTTGCTTTCTTCAATGCACTGAGGGCTTCCTTTTGAAGCGCCGGACTGAAGCCATCGGGCTTGGTGGCTTCCTGAAAAAGGATGCCGAGGTTTTCGGCGTTTCCGCGCTCGGCAATCATGCCGACGACGGTACCGACACGCGATTCCGGCAGCTTGCCACTTTGCAGCAGGCGAACCATCGCATCGGTCGCCCCTTGAGCCGAAGCAGTCTGGGGAGCCGCAAGCAAAACGCTGGCCACGAGGAAGCAACCCAGGAGAAAGAATCGATTCAACATCTTCAAATGTTCCGTAGGAAGGCGGGAGGTCTATCGAAAAAAAGAGTCACCCCCTTACGAGGATGACTCTTCCTTGTCATCGATCAACGGTAGAGCATTAGCCCTGCTTGGCACGCTTTTCGAGCGTTGCCAAGGTTTCTTTCAGGGTGTACTCCAAGTAGTAGTCTTGATCGTACAGCAGCGACTGGAGTGCGATCTCCTGGGCACGTTCGACATCTTCGCCTTCGAAGAAGCTAAGTGCTCGGATCGCTTCCAGGCGAACGCGAGGATTTTCGTCGTTCACTTGGGCTTCCAGCAGATCGAGCGAACCGGGCACACGGTCACGCCAATAGCACAGCACACGCGTGGCAGCTGCCCGAGCACGGAAGTCGCCATCGGTCAGCATTCGCTTGAGGAGTTCGACATCGACCAGGTCCAGGTTTTGCTTGACCCACAACGCTTCCAACATGTGGTGGTTGTTCATGGAGTCGTTCTTGTCGAGGCCTGCCAACCAGGTTTCGATGGCGGCGTTGACTTTCTCGCCGTCATACTTGCGTAGTTCGCGACGAACGCGATAACGCGTACGGTACTCTGGTTCCTTCAAGAGGTCGAGCAGTTCTTCAATCGAAGCACCGTCGATCTTCGGAGCTTTGACCAAGTCGTTGCCGGTGTAACGAATGCGCCAGATACGACCGTGGTGCTTGTCACGCTTCGGATCACGCAGCGAGTGCTGCATGTGACCGACCAGTGGGTTGTACCAGTCGACGATGTAAAGGGCACCGTCAGGGCCGAACTGGATGTCGACGGGACGGAAGCTGGTGTCTTTCGAGACCAGCAACGGATCGACAGGATCGGCGTGCACACCGCTGCCTTGGTCTTTGACTTTGTACTGCAGGATACCTTGGAAGCCGATGCAGTTGTTCAGCAGGTAATTGCCTTGTGCCGATTCAGGGAAGTTACGGCTGGAGACCAGTTCGCAGCCAGCGGTTGGACGCCACTGCTTTTTCAGGAACTGCTCCATACGGCCATGCTTCTGCGGGTAAACGACGTCGCCACTGAATGCGGTACCAAAGTAGTTGGCCCCGCCGGATGCGTCGGCAACGTAGTTTTGGCCCCAGTCATCGAACGTATGCCCCCAAGGGTTGGCGAAGCCGTACGAAACGAAGATGTCGAGCTTTTCGGTCAGCGGTTCGTAACGGAAGATGCCTGCATTGGCGAGACGTTCCGGGCCGTAAGGGGTTTCGACTTGCGAATGGTGGAAGGTGCCTTCCTGGAAGTACAATGCCCCGCCAGGTCCCCACGTGAAGGCGCTGATCGAGTGATGCGAGTCGGCCGAATCGAACCCATGCAGAACCATTGTTCGTTCGTCCGCTTTGTCGTCGCCATCTTTATCTTCCAGGAACATTAAGTTCGGCTGCTGAGCAACATAGGCTCCGCCGTCGCCCAGTTCGATCCCGGTCGGAATGTGCAGGCCATCGGCGAAGACGGTTTGCTTGTCGGCTTTACCGTCGCCGTCGGTGTCTTCAAAGATGAGGACTTTGTCGTCTGGTGGCGTGCCAGGCAAGTACATCGGATAGCTTTCCATGGTGGTCACCCAAAGACGGCCTTTGGCGTCGAAGGCCAACTGCACAGGGTTTTCCAGTTCTGGGAATTCAACTTCCGATGCGAACAGATTGATTTCGTAGCCTTCTGGAAGCGAAAAGGTTTTGGCTTCCGCCTCGGGCGAGAAGATATCGACGGGGCGATTGACGTTGGTTTCGATGTCGGTGAAATCGCCGGTGTTGCTGTCGTCGACTTCGGCAGGAACCGTTTCGCCGTTGGCAACTTTCCAGATACGCTGATCGCGGTTGTCGATCATCTTGCGCAGCTTGGCGAATTCGGCAGGGAAGTTAACCACGCCGAATGGATTCTTACGGCCACCATAGATATAGAAACCATTGACCGCACGGTGATCGTAGAAGAACTGCAAGTCCTTCTCTTTCACTTCAGGATACAGGGTAGCCAGTTCGGTCTTGTACTGAGGGGCGGCACCGAAGAGGGCTTCGTCCAGGACTTTGCCGAAGACCTCGTAACCGGCGTCGTTCATGTGAACGCCGTTGATGGTCAGATCGCTCTCGCCTGCCATAGGTTCCAGCATGGGTGCGAAAACGTCGGCATAGACGACATCGTGCTTGTCAGCCAAGCGGTGCATGGCTTCGGCGTAAAGAGCGATGTTCTCGTTGTTCTTCTCGCCGGTCGGTAGGAAGCGGGAACGAAGGTCTTCGTGAGGGATCGGCGAAACGAGTACCAGGGTTGGGCTCTTGCCGTCGTACTTGGTGGCTTTGGTGTCGGCGATGAACTTTTCGAGGTCTTTCTCGAACTTCTCCAAACCGGCTTCACCGGCGAACGATTCGTTGAAGCCGAAGAACGCCATGATCACGTCTGGCTTGTGATCTTCCAATTTGTGGCCGTGGTCGTTGAAGTCTTTGCTGCGCGGACGCAGGGTGATTTCGTCGGCCGACCAACCGAGATCGCGAACGACCAGGTTGAGTTCAGGGAAGCGAGCCTGAAGTCGGGTTTCAAAGTGCGGGAAGTATTGCATCCGCTCGGCAAGCGTATTGCCGATGTAGACAATTTTGTCTCCCTTCTTCAGTTCCAGCTTGGCTTCCGCGCGGGCATCGGAAGAGATCAGCGAGACGCACAGGCCCAATAGCAGGGCCGCAGCACACGATGGTCGAATCATGATGTTCCTGTGATTCAAAAGTAACCGAGACATGAGTGTTTCGAGCAGGGCGGGGGCAGTCGCAACTACGAGCAGAGGGCCCATGTCGCTTTGCCAACAAACCAGGTAGGTTGCTTGAGGTACCCT is a window of Bremerella sp. TYQ1 DNA encoding:
- a CDS encoding glycosyltransferase family 4 protein — its product is MNASENAGHNIGFVGTRFAGTDGVSLEAAKWAKVLWDYKHVSYWYGGKMDTDPDITSLVPHAYFGHPDIQWINRRIFGTTTRDPEVTRRIFALAEYLKHTLYEFTRRFNIEVMIVQNALCIPMNVPLGVAITMFIAETGFPTIAHHHDFYWERDRFSVNGINDILSMAFPPTLPSIQHVTINLPGQADLSHRKGQSSILVPNVLDFEDPPVNDDYPHTFKEDIGLSPEDIVILQPTRVVPRKGIEHAISLVNSLNNPKYKLVITHESGDEGDEYMHALQEMAERQNVDLRFVAERVGEERGYDREGRKIYTLGDCYAAADFISYPSLYEGFGNALIEAFYFKKPVLVNRYSIFVTDIEPKGFKVVTMDGYLTKDVVTQVRNLMEDEAYRQEVVEHNFELGKRFFSYSVLKRKLRALVTNFTGMDDL
- a CDS encoding HAD family hydrolase → MNTFSEILKRNSQPLQPIPTDMAADLKELPGIQAVLFDVYGTLLVSGSGDVGTAMEMTKGSALQATFDACEVQCKVPAEDMVAQLYSLIKADHKIATKRGTSYPEIVIEEIWQKLFDAQMQRGQIELPCDFDMKLFAWEFESRVNPTWPMPDFQEVLQTLRQQGLTLGIISNAQYFTPKIVESHLGGSLEENGFRPENCFFSYEHRVAKPGTDLYLAAARSLADQGTEACHILYVGNDMLNDIQPASQVGMKTALFAGDQRSLRLRKDDARMLPIHPDVTLTRLSDILACLPR
- a CDS encoding sigma-70 family RNA polymerase sigma factor; protein product: MSDDVESLLASLSEGNQAAAEKLLPVLYQELKGIANQHMRNERADHTLQATALVHEAFLKLVDQNRVQWKGKAHFCAVASNIMRRILVDHARTKNAAKRGKGAQRITLEEGLVAGDPQNNVDLVELDELLTELAELNPRHAKIIEMRYFAGMTVEETAAALDVSVSTVKGDWRMAKAWLTSRLEDNSSS
- a CDS encoding serine/threonine-protein kinase, whose protein sequence is MTPEDYRRLCDAFEQAVQLPSENRERWLDSHFADRADLRDELLRMLANDENSALDNSPVHQHMAVDDLTPATVDLDPEKTAKTKRPPDTIEAVPGYQLMDELGRGGMGVVFKAKQLSPERIVAVKMILSGQFASAQEIQRFRAEAEAAANLSHAGIVPIYEVGHHDGRHFFSMGYVEGRSLADVIREGGLSPDEIAELVLQIAQAMAHAHSVGIVHRDLKPSNILIDADGRPRVTDFGLAKRMDGNSDMTYSGQILGSPGYMAPEQASGKNHLVDHATDIYGLGAILYALLTGKPPFSANNMLEAIDQICTVNPVPPRKLNWNVPRALETICLKCLHKTPAARYRSMKEVASDLESFLRHEPIRAKPLGIGERIVYWARRKPGLASTLACVILFFIYHAISSYVLKEEVSARPWFRVASVGFAIAFSGAAWFFQRMYEKPSRRKVAIYGWMTWNFVLLTGLLFTVHGAASPLSLIYLLLVAASATLYEKGLVGYTMSLAAAGYLMHVLVGATIRPVGYVNFFDATAMMLSIVILGMIQYFVVRRIRLTMDEG
- a CDS encoding c-type cytochrome; protein product: MLNRFFLLGCFLVASVLLAAPQTASAQGATDAMVRLLQSGKLPESRVGTVVGMIAERGNAENLGILFQEATKPDGFSPALQKEALSALKKASESRNLVPAGDLSAVSDLIASDQAATKTLGIQLAGLWKVEATADTLAAIALNNDQPLKLRRLAIDSLIETGSDKTAATVAKLTDESQPLSIRYLGVSALANIDIQKAAEAAAKVLTSADTSTDPADMIDAFLADTKGPDALANALAGKELDGDVAKMCLRQMYSVGRSDQSLVDILSTAAGIDNNPDPLTDDQLQALVAKVLDQGDPARGEEVFRRKELSCLKCHAISGAGGQIGPDLSPVGATSPVDYVINSILFPEMAVKEAYIMKSIVDFDGKMHQGIVADENDDRTILKDANGNEIIIPADDIDLEKEGGSLMPKGLANFLTEEEFLDLVAYVAELGKPGPYGIRSEPTIQRWRALLEVPESLQGEANPSTGEFESQILGLEPDAWLPVYGKVNGELPLADLSEIDSPVLFLQAEIEVVDGGEIGISMNETKGVTAWIVDDEFPAAEEIKTDILPGRHKVTFRLDKRQFPGQSFRAVVTKPADSTAQYTVVGGS
- a CDS encoding PVC-type heme-binding CxxCH protein, which translates into the protein MIRPSCAAALLLGLCVSLISSDARAEAKLELKKGDKIVYIGNTLAERMQYFPHFETRLQARFPELNLVVRDLGWSADEITLRPRSKDFNDHGHKLEDHKPDVIMAFFGFNESFAGEAGLEKFEKDLEKFIADTKATKYDGKSPTLVLVSPIPHEDLRSRFLPTGEKNNENIALYAEAMHRLADKHDVVYADVFAPMLEPMAGESDLTINGVHMNDAGYEVFGKVLDEALFGAAPQYKTELATLYPEVKEKDLQFFYDHRAVNGFYIYGGRKNPFGVVNFPAEFAKLRKMIDNRDQRIWKVANGETVPAEVDDSNTGDFTDIETNVNRPVDIFSPEAEAKTFSLPEGYEINLFASEVEFPELENPVQLAFDAKGRLWVTTMESYPMYLPGTPPDDKVLIFEDTDGDGKADKQTVFADGLHIPTGIELGDGGAYVAQQPNLMFLEDKDGDDKADERTMVLHGFDSADSHHSISAFTWGPGGALYFQEGTFHHSQVETPYGPERLANAGIFRYEPLTEKLDIFVSYGFANPWGHTFDDWGQNYVADASGGANYFGTAFSGDVVYPQKHGRMEQFLKKQWRPTAGCELVSSRNFPESAQGNYLLNNCIGFQGILQYKVKDQGSGVHADPVDPLLVSKDTSFRPVDIQFGPDGALYIVDWYNPLVGHMQHSLRDPKRDKHHGRIWRIRYTGNDLVKAPKIDGASIEELLDLLKEPEYRTRYRVRRELRKYDGEKVNAAIETWLAGLDKNDSMNNHHMLEALWVKQNLDLVDVELLKRMLTDGDFRARAAATRVLCYWRDRVPGSLDLLEAQVNDENPRVRLEAIRALSFFEGEDVERAQEIALQSLLYDQDYYLEYTLKETLATLEKRAKQG